CCTGTTTTGGCTGGAGAACAATGCTCATAGCCTCCTCGTAATGCTGCTGAGCTTTGGCATAAGCCCGGGAGTGGATCATGTTCATCCATTCCCAGAAGATTTTGTTCGACATCGATTTAACTTTTTGGAAAGCTCTGCGGCGCTGTTCTTCGGTCATGATATCCGTCCTTTCTATTGCAGCCATGCTAGCAACATGCCGAGTAGCAGCAGTGCTAGGCTGAAATTCCGTAATACCACTATTGGTTCTGGCAGCCGTTCTTCTCTTACTGACCCTATGATTCGACCTGAATCGTCCCTAAATCGAATGACTGTTTTCATATGCGGCCCCCATTTCTTAGAAATCAATTTGGCTTTTAATGTATTCCCTGATAGCTTCAACGTCTGCAATGAGCTCACGGAGGTTAGTGGCTTCGCTGGAGTCGATCTTGAGGTTAAGAAACTTACGAGCAGCGCCTAACACGGTAGGATAATGTCCATGAGTTTTGAATATTGGTTTCCCCTCTGTTTCGCCTTTCGCTGGTTTTCCAATTGCTCCAGAGTATTCTTTCAGAGTGAATTCCCTATCATCCGATTCGATATAAAAGCCACCTTCAATATGCACTTTCAAATCCATTCCTCCTTAAAATAGGAACTGGCGTTCCGTCTCAGGCATGTGACTGTCCGCCGCCGCAGGCTTCCCTCGGCGTTTACTTGGAACTGATTTATCCTTTTTCTTCTTTGTTGTCTTAGCTGCTGGGCTGATTATGGCCTGTATGACGTCCTGTTGATACGGTGTGTATGACTCCAATGACTGACCGTTTTTTACTCTTTGTACCGCCTCTGCAATCTTGGCGATGATATAGGCATCCGTCACATTGTGGCTACTGTGAGAATAATTATAGTGTTCAAGAACTGCAGTCGCGATGATAGCTTTTTTGTCGTCATCTTCAGCTAATCGCCTATTTTCATTAACGTACTTCTTTGTACGTTGCGGATTAACATCCACATACGTAAGGCCCTTCCGATAGATCATACTCCTCAACCCACCGTGTATCATTCCCGTGGTAACTCCGCTCTGCGTACCCATGGCCGGCTGTTCAATGGCGATGATGTCACCGGGTTTCAGCAATTGATAGAGTTGATTCTCTAGTGAGACGAGTTGTTGTGTAGTAATTCCACCTTTTTCCTTCCGACCCTTACCCACTAACTCCACTTCTACCAAGGGCCTGCCGTCCTCATCCAAAGCGACAAATCCGGTCTGAGTGGCTGGGTCAATGCCGACAAATCTCATGCCCACCGCCTCCGATACTTCAGGTACCTATCCTCGATCTGGTGAACTATCGCACCTACCCGAGTACGGGTTACTCCTATTTCTCTTGCTGTTTCAGCCTTCGTATTAAACTCCATCAATAGCTTGATCACTTTAATTTGTTGGGGAGTTAGCTTATTTATAAATTCGTTTACTTCAACATCGCTCAGATCATCTTCATGCTCAAAAAGTTCCCAGTATTCGACTGCACGACCTGAATGGTCATGTACTGTTGCATTCAAGGAAACTGATACGTTGTGATTGACTCTCCATAAAGCTTTCTCAGCTGCCGCCAGTGTTGAGTTAAAATAAAGAGAAATTTCTTCGGCTGACGCATCCTGCATTCGTGCTTTAAGGATTTTCCCTGATAATGCATACTCTCGTGTCGGTGGACGAACAATCGGTAGTTTGTCACGGATATAATCCATTACTTCATTCCGGATTAAACTGTATGCCAGCGTCTGCATTGCGCCCTTAGAAGGGTCATAGAAGCGATAAGTCTTTATGAGTCCGATATATCCTTCTTGAACTAGATCATCCAGTTCAACCGGTAGTTTAGTCTTGTATGAACAACGAATGGCAATGCTGTATACCAAACCCTTGTGTTTTCCGATGAAGTCATCTAACTCCCCGAGGTGGGGATTAACAGCTATCATGTCATTCACCTGCTTTCTATCACCATCAAAGCCAATTTGAAAGATTAACCGTAGCCTTTGGTGTATCAGTTTTAGCGGCTACTGGCTTTACAGGGAGCGTTTCAGGCTTACGTGGTGTATTTGTAACCTTATCTTCTACTGGCTCTATAACAGGCTCAGATTTGCTATTCTGTGGCTCGAACTCTTGGAAGTCCTGTCCAAGAATGGCGTACTTCTCACCCAACCCCGGAAACTCTTCAACCAATCTACCCCTGCGATAATACCTCATCAAATCGGCTGTTTTGTCATAGATCCTGTTGATCTTATCCCGTTCAGCTTGCGGCATATCAGACAACGGATCGTCCAACTTAGCGGCCATATCCAACAGTGCAGCCTGAGCTTTGTCATACTGCTCATCGTCTTGAATTAGCTTGCTGCGCATGCTCCTTCACCTTCTTATCAAGCTCATATTTCTCATCCTTGGTAAGGTTGATGAAGCGGCCTGTGTCACGCCTGAAGACCATTTCAAAAACACCAGTACCAATATCTCGACCTTTTGCAATAATCAGTTCTACGATGTTCTTCTTAGGAGTATCAGCGTTGTAGTAATCATCCGATAAAGGAATGTGACAATGTCAGCGTCTGACTCAATATCACCGCTCTCACGGAGATCAGACATCATAGGTCGCTTATCCGGACGTTTTTCACAATCACGGCCAACAGCCGAGATAGCCACCATACAGACATCGAACTCCCGAGCTATACCTTTAAGTGCTTTCGTGATGTAACTACCTTCTCGTTATTCTTGGTGAACTTCTTTTCAGTGTTTAAGAACTGAAGGTAATCCACATAAACGACTAGGTTAGGGAATTCTTTACGTAAAGCCTTGACCTGCCGGCGGATGTATTCCACTGTAGCTCCTGGAGTGTCATCGATATAAAGATTGCGGCTTACTATGATAGCAACGGCCTTACTGTAGGAATCCCAATCGTTATCCGACATCATGCCTGACTTAATTCTCTTGTTCTTGATCCCGCCGATAGTAGAAACTAGGCGCTCCACGACCTTCAAGTCCTTCATTTCAAGTGAGAATATTACCGCTGCCCATCCGTCCTTTGTAACAGCGTCCATGTCGTTAAGAACGTACTGGGTCTTACCCATACTCGGGCGAGCTGCCAATATCTCAAGATCACCTTTCTGATGTCCACCGCTCATTTGGTTGATATCGTCATTGGCTGTCTTGGCCCCGGTGACCCCAGAACTAGAAGCTCGATTAATAATCGTCTGACTATGCCATCGAGGATGGAAGCCATATGAACAGGTCCGCCCTCGTCATCGCCTTTTGCAGTTCTGTCAGGGCATCTATATGTTGTCTCAGCTCTGCAAGGTCCCCACCGCCATTAGTAGCAATTTGTAATCCGAGTTCAACTAGCTGCCGCTGTACTCTTTCGATTCGCACTGCCTTTTGGTAATAGCCGAACCCGTCTGTAGTAGGTACCGAATCACGGAGGGCCATAAAGTGCGCCATCCCGCCGATCTGAGCCAGCTTTGCACCCCACTTTGTAGCAAGGAACACTGGATCAAATGGATTGGACACCTCGCCACTAAAATGTCTGTGTGCATAGCTGAGTACATTGAATACTTTTGGTTGTACTCTTCTTCGCTAAAGTCCTCCTTATTTAAAAAGCAGTCATCCATCAAGGTGTGATCTTTCAGCAGAGATCCGAGTACCGCCCTTTGTGCCTCAAGACTCATCAGGGTTCACCTTCAATTTTGAGAAGGTCGCCTGCAGTTGCTCTCTGACATAATCGGGCATCGGTTTCGCATTCTCCGTTAAGTGATATTCTTCAAGCTCCAACATATCCATCTGGTTCTCAAGGCGTTGTATGTCGTATACCGACTGTGGCTGCAACCGATCCTCTCGGATCACATCCGCTATTCGTGGAGCAAATCGTGAGATAGCGATGTGGTCTCTTAAATTGAGCTGCGCTCGAGCATAAGGTATCTCTTGAAGGAATAAGTGCCATAACTGAATCACTTCTTGGTAATCTCGAATTCAGGAAATGCCGTTTTGATTACCGCGAGTAAGCTGGAGGTCTCCTCGTTGTTCATGCGGTTTCCCTCCTCCTTGGCTGAACTGCTTCAGCAGATCCATCTGCTCTTGGTTCTGCTGCTGTTTGTTTTATAACCGGCCTTCGCCTGATCCTTCTTAATCCAGACACGCAGCGTCTTGTTGTGGTCCTTCTTATGCTGGCTCGGCTTCTTGTTGGTTTGCCATTCGTCCAAGGCTTCGATAGTATTGTCTACAATCTTTTTACCGAAGTCCTCGCACAGCTTGCCGTACTGTTCTTGAGTTAGAAAAACGGTGTCATGAAATTTAATCTTTTCAGAAGGGATGTCCATATCTCTTATCTCTTCTTTCTTTAGAGTTTTCTTTCTTTCTATCTTGGGTGATGAATTGCCCCCAAGAGTGGTGAGGATTTACTCCCCTCACTGGTGGTGGATTGCTCACCCCTAATCTTCTTACTGGGGGGTGAGGTTTTCCCCACCTCTAACCACTGATTAACGTATTTATTGAAGGATAATTTCCGGGAGCTGCTACCGTGAAAAGGTTCCGCCACTTTAAGTATTTTGCAGTCCAGCAATTTCCTCAGCTCAGCTTTCACAGTTCGCTGATCGCATTGAATGGCTTCAGATAGGAACCCAACAGACAGCGCATGTGATTTACGGCCAAACCCGTAGGTGTAGCGCCAGACTATCATGAATGATGCGGAG
Above is a window of Paenibacillus wynnii DNA encoding:
- a CDS encoding sigma-70 family RNA polymerase sigma factor, whose translation is MIAVNPHLGELDDFIGKHKGLVYSIAIRCSYKTKLPVELDDLVQEGYIGLIKTYRFYDPSKGAMQTLAYSLIRNEVMDYIRDKLPIVRPPTREYALSGKILKARMQDASAEEISLYFNSTLAAAEKALWRVNHNVSVSLNATVHDHSGRAVEYWELFEHEDDLSDVEVNEFINKLTPQQIKVIKLLMEFNTKAETAREIGVTRTRVGAIVHQIEDRYLKYRRRWA
- a CDS encoding replication protein, producing MEFWKRWQSEDSTARSSASFMIVWRYTYGFGRKSHALSVGFLSEAIQCDQRTVKAELRKLLDCKILKVAEPFHGSSSRKLSFNKYVNQWLEVGKTSPPSKKIRGEQSTTSEGSKSSPLLGAIHHPR